The following are from one region of the Gryllotalpicola protaetiae genome:
- a CDS encoding type II toxin-antitoxin system VapC family toxin yields MAIAIDTSALIAVIFGEPDASSIARTMLANAGDCSLSAATLVEASIVVEAKQGPAATQDLQLLIERIGAEIMPVDAQTAATAISAWRRFGKGRHRAGLNFGDCFAYALSKNSGLPLLFKGDDFTQTDIAQAG; encoded by the coding sequence ATGGCGATTGCAATCGATACGTCAGCGCTCATTGCAGTGATTTTCGGCGAACCGGATGCGTCGAGCATCGCGCGCACGATGCTCGCGAACGCGGGGGACTGCTCCCTCAGTGCCGCGACCCTCGTTGAGGCTTCGATCGTCGTCGAGGCGAAGCAGGGACCGGCAGCCACGCAGGATCTGCAGTTGCTGATCGAGCGGATCGGCGCAGAAATCATGCCGGTCGACGCACAGACCGCCGCGACTGCGATTTCGGCCTGGAGACGATTCGGCAAAGGCAGGCACCGCGCCGGGCTCAATTTCGGCGACTGCTTCGCATACGCACTGTCCAAGAACTCCGGATTGCCGCTGCTCTTCAAGGGCGACGACTTCACCCAAACAGACATCGCGCAGGCCGGCTGA
- a CDS encoding type II toxin-antitoxin system VapB family antitoxin translates to MALNIKDPDTDRLARELAAATGESITVAARVALEERLARVRARTNASLQAADLDAIIERGRARKVIDARSANEILGYDEHGLPA, encoded by the coding sequence GTGGCGCTCAACATCAAGGATCCGGATACGGACCGCCTCGCGCGCGAACTCGCCGCGGCGACGGGGGAGTCCATCACAGTGGCCGCTCGGGTCGCGCTTGAAGAAAGGCTGGCGCGAGTTCGCGCACGCACCAATGCGAGTCTTCAAGCTGCCGATCTCGACGCGATCATCGAACGCGGGCGGGCACGAAAGGTTATCGACGCCCGGTCTGCGAACGAGATCCTCGGTTACGACGAGCACGGACTTCCGGCCTGA
- a CDS encoding VOC family protein, with product MASRFSELVIKSEDPQGLADFWAEVLGFTVIDRGDGFAEVGPAEGFGGLQPTLFFVRSSDPRPERLRLHIDLNPTDRDQDAELERLLSIGARPADIGRTGEESWHVLQDPDGNEFCLLRPRLEA from the coding sequence ATGGCATCCCGTTTCTCTGAACTGGTGATCAAGTCGGAAGACCCGCAGGGGCTCGCGGATTTCTGGGCCGAGGTGCTGGGCTTCACGGTGATCGACCGCGGCGACGGCTTCGCCGAAGTGGGGCCCGCTGAAGGCTTCGGCGGCCTGCAGCCGACCCTGTTCTTCGTCAGAAGCTCGGACCCGCGGCCCGAGCGGCTGCGGCTGCACATCGACCTGAATCCGACGGATCGGGATCAGGACGCCGAGCTCGAGCGCCTTCTGTCGATCGGCGCCCGCCCGGCCGACATCGGGCGGACCGGCGAGGAATCCTGGCACGTCCTGCAGGACCCCGATGGCAACGAGTTCTGCCTGCTGCGCCCGCGCCTGGAGGCCTGA
- a CDS encoding MFS transporter produces MAADPHAEHHHSRRWVILVVLALSQLMVILDSTVVNIALPTAQKALAFSDNDRQWIITGYTLAFGSLLLFAGRLADLFGRKWALIIGLAGFALASAFGGLATNFEMLVTARVIQGAFGAILAPAVLAILTTTFVDGKERGRAFGIFGAIGGGGAALGLLLGGVLTEYFSWRATMFVNIFFAIPALIGAFVLLRHSASQHRPKLDLPGAVTITAGLFALVYGFSLADTDGWGDGKTIGFLIASGILLIAFVFIEARSKHALLPLRIVLDRNRGGGLIAMFLATTGMFGVFLFMTYYLQSNLGYSAVKTGVAFLPLPGAIVLTAALIMPRLQRRVSPKVLVPVGMLLGAIGLATFTRIGVVGHYAQDVLPGLILLGLGMGTLFAIAMSISTLRLRDEDAGVGSATVNTVQQVGGSIGTALLNTIATTTITAYIADHIAHATTKAAQLGVQAQAAINGYHVAFWLAAAIFAGGALVTAIVLRRGVPEEFVHSSGEPAMIHA; encoded by the coding sequence GTGGCCGCGGACCCGCACGCTGAGCATCACCACTCGCGTCGCTGGGTCATCCTCGTCGTCCTGGCGCTCAGCCAGCTCATGGTCATCCTTGACTCCACCGTCGTCAACATCGCCCTGCCGACCGCGCAGAAGGCCCTCGCCTTCAGCGACAACGACCGGCAGTGGATCATCACCGGCTACACCCTCGCGTTCGGCAGCCTGCTGCTGTTCGCCGGCCGTCTCGCCGACCTGTTCGGCCGCAAGTGGGCGCTCATCATCGGCCTCGCGGGCTTCGCGCTGGCCTCCGCATTCGGCGGCCTCGCCACGAACTTCGAGATGCTCGTCACTGCCCGCGTCATCCAGGGCGCCTTCGGCGCGATCCTCGCGCCCGCCGTCCTCGCGATCCTCACCACGACGTTCGTCGACGGCAAGGAGCGCGGCCGCGCCTTCGGCATCTTCGGTGCCATCGGCGGCGGCGGTGCGGCGCTCGGCCTGCTGCTCGGCGGCGTGCTGACCGAGTACTTCTCGTGGCGCGCGACGATGTTCGTGAACATCTTCTTCGCGATCCCGGCGCTGATCGGCGCTTTCGTGCTGCTGCGCCACTCGGCCAGCCAGCACCGCCCGAAGCTCGACCTGCCGGGCGCCGTCACGATCACGGCGGGCCTGTTCGCGCTGGTCTACGGGTTCTCACTCGCCGACACCGACGGCTGGGGCGACGGCAAGACGATCGGATTCCTGATCGCCTCCGGCATCCTGCTGATCGCCTTCGTCTTCATCGAGGCGCGCTCCAAGCATGCGCTGCTCCCCCTGCGCATCGTGTTGGACCGCAACCGCGGCGGCGGCCTGATCGCCATGTTCCTCGCGACCACCGGCATGTTCGGCGTCTTCCTGTTCATGACCTACTACCTGCAGTCGAACCTCGGCTACAGCGCCGTCAAGACGGGAGTGGCGTTCCTGCCGCTGCCGGGCGCGATCGTCCTGACCGCGGCGCTGATCATGCCGCGCCTGCAGCGTCGCGTGAGCCCGAAGGTCCTCGTTCCGGTCGGCATGCTGCTCGGCGCGATCGGGCTCGCGACCTTCACCCGCATCGGCGTCGTCGGGCACTACGCCCAGGACGTGCTCCCCGGTCTGATCCTGCTCGGACTCGGCATGGGAACGCTGTTCGCGATCGCGATGAGCATCTCGACGCTCCGCCTCCGCGACGAAGACGCCGGCGTCGGCTCGGCCACCGTCAACACGGTGCAGCAGGTCGGCGGCTCGATCGGCACGGCGTTGCTCAACACCATCGCGACGACCACGATCACCGCATACATCGCCGACCACATCGCGCACGCCACCACCAAGGCCGCCCAGCTGGGTGTGCAGGCGCAGGCGGCGATCAACGGCTATCACGTGGCATTCTGGCTGGCGGCCGCGATCTTCGCGGGCGGCGCGCTCGTCACCGCGATCGTGCTGCGCCGCGGCGTGCCGGAGGAGTTCGTCCACTCCTCAGGCGAGCCTGCGATGATTCACGCATAA
- a CDS encoding TetR/AcrR family transcriptional regulator, with translation MTSTADSPTRPLRRDAARNRSALVDAGREVFASRGLEATLDEIAHRAGVGVGTAYRHFANKQELAAAIFADDLEQMVESARDALDVDDPWDALVSFVETTVTKHAKDRGLYEIMTAGTMGEHPMHVDGKTETMREALFEPVTALVERAKAGGCLRADASPTDIAAILLMMGSTFLASEAVDRPVWKRYLWLLLDGLRNTACGALPERALDLDELDAAFAVAKKH, from the coding sequence GTGACGAGCACCGCTGATTCCCCTACCCGGCCGCTTCGGCGCGATGCGGCCCGCAACCGCAGCGCCCTTGTCGACGCGGGCCGCGAGGTGTTCGCGTCGCGCGGTCTCGAGGCCACGCTCGACGAGATCGCCCATCGCGCAGGCGTCGGCGTCGGGACCGCGTACCGGCATTTCGCCAACAAGCAGGAGCTCGCCGCGGCGATCTTCGCCGACGACCTCGAGCAGATGGTCGAGTCGGCGCGCGACGCGCTCGACGTCGACGACCCGTGGGACGCGCTCGTGAGCTTCGTCGAGACGACGGTCACGAAGCACGCCAAAGACCGCGGGCTGTACGAGATCATGACGGCCGGCACCATGGGCGAGCACCCCATGCACGTCGACGGCAAGACCGAGACGATGCGCGAGGCGCTGTTCGAGCCCGTCACGGCGCTCGTCGAGCGGGCGAAGGCGGGCGGATGCCTGCGTGCAGACGCCTCCCCCACAGACATCGCCGCCATCCTGCTCATGATGGGCTCCACGTTCCTCGCGAGCGAAGCGGTCGACCGGCCCGTCTGGAAGCGCTACCTGTGGCTGCTGCTCGACGGGCTGCGCAACACGGCCTGCGGCGCGCTGCCCGAGCGCGCGCTCGACCTCGACGAGCTCGACGCGGCGTTCGCGGTCGCCAAGAAGCACTGA
- a CDS encoding LLM class flavin-dependent oxidoreductase, whose translation MTSLGVIFQPWSPPERLRETAVAAERAGLDELWVWEDCFKESGVTSLVVALTTTERLRVGVGILPMPLRNVAVLAMEAAMIQRLFAGRARFGVGHGVLDWMGQVGARVASPLTLMREYVPALRRLLSGEEVTAAGRYVNLDRVKLDWPPAVPVPVLAAAEGPKTTALVGEVADGLVLTGGWSADMVRDSVTRARAARSAAGVEGAFEVAVFLMTDFGEGAAERMEAEFDRWEFTGERRYAALGSVEEVTATVREVFDAGATSVLLQSRTDSDDIEGFVANAGRVRELLLR comes from the coding sequence ATGACCTCACTCGGTGTGATCTTCCAGCCATGGTCCCCGCCCGAACGGCTCCGCGAGACGGCCGTCGCGGCCGAGCGTGCAGGGCTCGACGAGCTCTGGGTGTGGGAGGACTGCTTCAAAGAGAGCGGCGTGACCTCGCTCGTCGTCGCGCTCACGACGACCGAGCGACTGCGGGTCGGCGTCGGCATCCTGCCGATGCCCCTGCGCAACGTCGCAGTGCTCGCGATGGAGGCCGCGATGATCCAGCGGCTGTTCGCCGGCCGTGCCCGGTTCGGCGTCGGCCACGGCGTGCTGGACTGGATGGGGCAGGTAGGCGCCAGAGTCGCCTCGCCGCTCACGCTGATGCGCGAGTACGTGCCGGCGCTGCGACGGCTGCTCTCGGGTGAGGAGGTGACGGCGGCGGGCCGCTACGTGAACCTCGACCGGGTGAAGCTCGACTGGCCGCCGGCGGTGCCGGTGCCGGTGCTCGCCGCGGCTGAGGGCCCGAAGACGACGGCGCTCGTCGGCGAGGTCGCCGACGGGCTGGTTCTCACCGGCGGCTGGAGCGCCGACATGGTGCGTGACAGCGTGACACGGGCCCGGGCTGCGCGATCCGCTGCCGGGGTCGAGGGCGCTTTCGAGGTGGCGGTATTCCTCATGACCGATTTCGGAGAGGGCGCCGCCGAGCGGATGGAGGCGGAGTTCGACCGCTGGGAGTTCACCGGGGAGCGACGCTATGCCGCGCTGGGCTCGGTGGAAGAGGTCACCGCGACGGTGCGCGAGGTGTTCGACGCCGGGGCGACCTCGGTGCTGCTGCAGTCGCGCACCGACTCCGACGACATCGAGGGCTTCGTCGCGAACGCAGGCAGGGTGCGCGAGCTGCTGCTGCGCTGA
- a CDS encoding VOC family protein, translating to MVEVITSQRFHAAPGVEDWRVLSTGAAAHFVTGSFATGVALVDRIGELAEAANHHPDVELRYGGVTVRLLTHEVMEQGWVLSERDSALAAQISHAARELGITADPTKVQAMQIAIDALDIPKVRPFWAAVLGYELFGDEDVGGPGAVGPNVWFQQMDEPRPQRNRIHVDLYVPADLAPARIEAALAAGGTVVLDNGPEWWTLADPEGNEVDVAPWPDTFSGW from the coding sequence ATGGTCGAGGTCATCACGTCTCAGCGGTTCCACGCCGCGCCAGGGGTCGAGGACTGGCGTGTGCTGTCCACGGGTGCTGCGGCGCACTTCGTGACCGGTTCCTTCGCGACGGGCGTCGCGCTCGTCGATCGCATCGGCGAGCTGGCGGAGGCGGCGAACCACCACCCCGACGTCGAGCTCCGCTACGGCGGTGTGACGGTGCGCCTGCTCACCCATGAGGTGATGGAGCAGGGCTGGGTGCTCAGCGAACGCGACAGCGCCCTGGCGGCGCAGATCTCGCACGCGGCGCGCGAACTCGGCATCACAGCCGATCCGACCAAGGTGCAGGCCATGCAGATCGCGATCGACGCGCTCGACATCCCGAAGGTGCGGCCGTTCTGGGCTGCCGTCCTCGGCTACGAGCTGTTCGGCGACGAGGACGTGGGAGGCCCCGGCGCCGTCGGCCCGAACGTCTGGTTCCAGCAGATGGACGAGCCCCGCCCTCAGCGCAACCGCATCCACGTCGACCTCTACGTTCCGGCCGACCTCGCGCCCGCTCGCATTGAGGCGGCACTCGCCGCAGGCGGCACCGTCGTTCTCGACAACGGCCCAGAGTGGTGGACCCTCGCGGACCCGGAGGGCAACGAAGTCGACGTCGCCCCCTGGCCGGACACGTTCAGCGGCTGGTAG
- a CDS encoding alpha/beta hydrolase family protein: MKPADLPLINTVSAPSLHPGGGRAVVAVTRPDLDADSYVGQLWVVPLSDDAAAFRLTRGFRDTAPRFSPDGGLIAFLRATPSGPAQLYVVAADGGEPVQVTDRKLGVGAFAWSPDGAHLAFSSREPEAGRYGTVEGVGPDAERARRFDGYHRTSNGLGYYLDRPNLLFVAPTPDVRAEPLVQPVGSDAGPAEPRPLVAEPLRISRHEVDHGDFAFSPDGRILAAVAAVHATRDEDLRSSVVLLPIEGDAEAVDATITYGDLSVDSVEYGPDGRLFFVASEVGAQGVDFVGRNSSLYVISAPGARPQRLTDPAQHDLGANRVIVPLADGSVLTDEGSRGTHQLVRVGTEGSVTALTSGDVEVSGADAAGGTIVVGCSHPGSYGDVAVVEDGRLRTLTDFSAALRARGIVTPVELTVPGNDGYPVHGWIAVPEGDGPHPVLLMIHGGPFAEYGVHLFDETQVLAAAGYAVVYCNPRGSRTYGESHGRSIRQAMGTVDLDDVLAFLDGAVAADARLDGSRTGILGGSYGGYLTAWAIAHEHRFAGAVVERGYLDPEYFVGTSDIGWFFSGQYVGDDPERIAAQSPQAVVDRVTTPTLVLHSEQDLRCPLGQAERYYHSLKRNGVETELVVFPGENHELSRGGRPRHRVQRFEIILDWWQRHLPV, encoded by the coding sequence ATGAAGCCGGCCGACCTTCCCCTGATCAACACGGTCTCCGCGCCGTCGCTCCACCCGGGCGGCGGTCGCGCCGTCGTCGCGGTCACCCGGCCCGACCTCGACGCGGACAGCTATGTCGGTCAGCTCTGGGTCGTGCCGCTGTCCGACGATGCGGCTGCGTTCCGGCTCACGCGCGGCTTCCGCGACACCGCTCCGCGGTTCTCACCGGACGGCGGGCTGATCGCCTTCCTGCGCGCAACCCCCAGCGGCCCCGCGCAGCTCTATGTCGTCGCCGCCGACGGCGGCGAGCCGGTGCAGGTCACCGACCGCAAGCTGGGCGTCGGCGCGTTCGCCTGGTCGCCCGACGGCGCGCATCTCGCGTTCTCGAGCCGCGAGCCCGAGGCGGGCCGCTACGGCACGGTCGAAGGAGTGGGGCCGGATGCCGAGCGCGCGCGTCGCTTCGACGGCTATCACCGCACGTCGAACGGTCTCGGCTACTACCTGGACCGGCCGAACCTGCTGTTCGTCGCTCCGACCCCCGACGTGCGGGCCGAGCCGCTCGTGCAGCCCGTCGGCTCGGACGCCGGGCCGGCTGAGCCACGGCCGCTCGTCGCCGAGCCGCTCCGCATCTCGCGGCACGAGGTCGATCACGGCGACTTCGCATTCTCGCCGGACGGGCGGATCCTCGCGGCCGTGGCCGCCGTGCACGCCACTCGCGATGAGGACCTGCGCTCGAGTGTCGTACTGCTTCCGATCGAGGGCGACGCCGAGGCCGTCGACGCCACCATCACGTATGGCGACCTCTCTGTCGACTCGGTCGAATACGGCCCCGACGGCCGCCTCTTCTTCGTCGCGAGCGAGGTGGGGGCACAGGGCGTCGACTTCGTCGGCCGCAACTCCTCGCTCTATGTGATCAGCGCACCCGGCGCCCGTCCCCAGCGGCTCACCGACCCCGCGCAGCACGACCTCGGCGCGAACAGGGTCATCGTGCCGCTGGCCGACGGATCGGTGCTCACCGACGAGGGCTCGCGGGGGACCCACCAGCTCGTGCGCGTCGGCACCGAAGGGTCGGTCACAGCGCTCACCTCGGGTGACGTCGAGGTGAGCGGGGCGGATGCCGCAGGCGGCACGATCGTGGTCGGGTGCTCGCACCCGGGCAGCTACGGCGATGTCGCCGTGGTCGAGGACGGCCGTCTGCGGACGCTCACGGATTTCTCGGCGGCGCTGCGTGCGCGGGGGATCGTGACACCCGTCGAGCTGACGGTGCCAGGAAACGACGGCTACCCCGTACACGGCTGGATCGCCGTGCCAGAGGGCGACGGCCCGCACCCGGTGCTCCTGATGATCCACGGCGGCCCGTTCGCCGAATACGGCGTGCACTTGTTCGACGAGACGCAAGTGCTCGCGGCCGCCGGCTATGCGGTGGTGTACTGCAATCCGCGGGGGAGTCGCACCTATGGCGAGAGCCATGGGCGCAGCATCCGCCAAGCAATGGGCACGGTCGACCTCGATGACGTGCTCGCCTTCCTCGACGGCGCGGTCGCGGCCGATGCGCGCCTCGACGGCTCGCGCACGGGAATCCTCGGCGGCTCGTACGGCGGCTATCTGACCGCCTGGGCGATCGCGCACGAGCACCGCTTCGCCGGGGCCGTCGTCGAGCGCGGCTACCTCGACCCCGAGTACTTCGTGGGCACAAGCGACATCGGCTGGTTCTTCAGCGGACAGTACGTCGGCGACGACCCCGAACGCATCGCGGCGCAAAGCCCACAGGCCGTGGTCGACCGGGTGACGACGCCGACGCTGGTGCTGCACTCCGAGCAGGATCTGCGCTGCCCGCTGGGGCAGGCCGAGCGCTACTACCACTCGCTCAAGCGCAACGGGGTCGAGACCGAACTGGTCGTCTTCCCCGGCGAGAACCACGAGCTGAGTCGTGGAGGCAGGCCGCGCCACCGTGTGCAGCGGTTCGAGATCATCCTCGACTGGTGGCAGCGGCACCTGCCTGTGTGA
- a CDS encoding SDR family oxidoreductase, protein MTNPLAPGSLAGKRVLVTGSSRGIGADTVGYLAAAGAKVVINYRNKAARAEKLAAQLAENGTEALVIAADLTDPASLAAMFAQVQQEWGGLDVLVLNASGGMETGMGADYALRLNRDAQVSVLEAALPLLGQGGRVVFVTSHQAHFIRTTPTMPEYEAVATSKRAGEDALRERIPELESRGIDFVVVSGDMIEGTITATLLNRLNPGAIDARRQSAGKLYNVSEFAAEVALAAVDPVPADHTRLVGDTSDFAGE, encoded by the coding sequence GTGACCAACCCCCTCGCCCCCGGATCGCTCGCAGGAAAACGTGTGCTCGTCACGGGCTCGAGCCGGGGCATCGGCGCCGACACCGTCGGGTACCTCGCCGCGGCGGGCGCGAAGGTCGTCATCAACTACCGCAACAAGGCGGCACGAGCCGAGAAGCTGGCGGCGCAGCTCGCTGAGAACGGCACGGAGGCGCTCGTGATCGCGGCGGACCTGACCGATCCGGCATCCCTCGCCGCCATGTTCGCGCAGGTGCAGCAGGAGTGGGGCGGCCTCGACGTGCTCGTGCTGAACGCCTCCGGCGGCATGGAGACCGGCATGGGCGCGGACTACGCCCTGCGCCTCAACCGCGACGCGCAGGTCTCGGTGCTCGAGGCGGCACTGCCGCTGCTGGGGCAGGGCGGCCGGGTGGTGTTCGTGACGAGCCACCAGGCGCACTTCATCCGCACCACACCGACCATGCCGGAGTACGAGGCGGTCGCGACGTCCAAGCGCGCCGGCGAGGACGCGCTGCGCGAGCGGATTCCGGAACTCGAATCCCGCGGCATCGACTTCGTCGTCGTCTCCGGCGACATGATCGAGGGCACGATCACCGCCACCCTGCTCAACCGCCTCAACCCGGGCGCCATCGACGCGCGCCGCCAGTCGGCCGGCAAGCTCTACAACGTGTCGGAGTTCGCCGCAGAGGTCGCTCTCGCCGCGGTCGACCCGGTGCCCGCAGACCACACCCGCCTGGTCGGCGACACGAGCGACTTCGCCGGCGAGTAG
- a CDS encoding NfeD family protein, with protein sequence MGGFEWIIWAALIIVFVVIAMLTAEIEFMLLALGALGGLIADLLGAPWWLATVIAAAIAVLGTFLLRPRLLHLLERSGDPTKSNIDAIVGTTGRVLLQVTQTGGQVKLANGETWSARVPEGGAAIIPPGAEVRVLAVDGASVVIAPE encoded by the coding sequence ATGGGCGGCTTCGAGTGGATCATCTGGGCCGCGCTGATCATCGTCTTCGTCGTGATCGCGATGCTCACGGCCGAGATCGAGTTCATGCTGCTCGCGCTGGGTGCGCTCGGCGGCCTGATCGCCGATCTGCTCGGCGCGCCCTGGTGGCTCGCGACGGTCATCGCCGCGGCGATCGCCGTGCTCGGCACGTTCCTGTTGCGGCCGCGGCTGCTGCATCTGCTCGAGCGCAGCGGCGACCCGACCAAGAGCAACATCGACGCGATCGTCGGAACGACCGGCCGCGTGCTGCTTCAGGTGACGCAGACCGGCGGTCAGGTCAAGCTCGCGAACGGCGAGACCTGGAGCGCCCGCGTACCGGAGGGCGGCGCAGCGATCATCCCGCCGGGCGCCGAGGTGCGCGTGCTGGCTGTCGACGGCGCATCCGTCGTCATCGCGCCGGAATAA
- a CDS encoding SPFH domain-containing protein: MDEVGAIIVVIVVIIVIIFVIVTLFRAIRIVPQARAGVVERLGRYHKTLLPGLNLLVPYVDRLRPLIDLREQVVSFPPQPVITEDNLVVSIDTVIYFQVTDARAATYEIANYLAAVEQLTTTTLRNVVGGLNLEEVLTSRDNINSQLRIVLDEATGKWGIRVGRVELKSIDPPASIKDSMEQQMRAERNRRAAILTAEGTKQSEILNAEGFKQAAILKAEGDKQAAVLRAEGEAKAIDTVFTAIHEGKPDDLLLAYQYLQTLPLIANGQANKVWMIPAELTKALEGFSSAFGAKLPGAGAPAAPPAE, encoded by the coding sequence ATGGACGAAGTAGGCGCCATCATCGTGGTGATCGTCGTCATCATCGTCATCATCTTCGTGATCGTGACTCTCTTCCGGGCGATCCGAATCGTGCCGCAGGCGCGCGCGGGCGTCGTCGAGCGGCTCGGCCGGTACCACAAGACGCTCCTGCCGGGCCTGAACCTGCTGGTTCCCTACGTCGACCGCCTGCGGCCGCTCATCGACCTTCGCGAGCAGGTCGTGTCGTTCCCGCCCCAGCCCGTGATCACCGAGGACAACCTGGTCGTCTCGATCGACACCGTCATCTACTTCCAGGTGACGGACGCCCGCGCGGCCACCTACGAGATCGCCAATTACCTCGCCGCGGTCGAGCAGCTGACCACCACCACGCTCCGTAACGTCGTCGGCGGTCTCAACCTCGAAGAGGTGCTGACCAGCCGCGACAACATCAACTCGCAGCTGCGCATCGTGCTCGACGAGGCAACGGGCAAGTGGGGCATCCGCGTCGGCCGTGTCGAGCTCAAGTCGATCGACCCGCCCGCCTCGATCAAGGACTCGATGGAGCAGCAGATGCGCGCAGAGCGCAACCGGCGCGCCGCGATCCTGACCGCAGAGGGCACGAAGCAGTCCGAGATCCTCAACGCGGAAGGCTTCAAGCAGGCCGCGATCCTCAAGGCAGAGGGCGACAAGCAGGCCGCCGTGCTGCGCGCAGAGGGAGAGGCGAAGGCGATCGACACCGTCTTCACCGCGATCCACGAAGGCAAGCCCGACGACCTGCTCCTCGCCTACCAGTACCTGCAGACCCTGCCGCTGATCGCCAACGGGCAGGCGAACAAGGTGTGGATGATCCCGGCCGAGCTCACCAAGGCGCTCGAGGGCTTCAGTTCGGCGTTCGGCGCGAAGCTGCCCGGCGCAGGCGCACCTGCGGCTCCACCTGCGGAGTAG
- a CDS encoding glycerophosphodiester phosphodiesterase family protein, with the protein MLAHRGLATSAPENTLLAFAAALAAGAPYIETDVHVSADGVAVVSHDPDLKRLAGREARIAQLTGAELAKVDLGHGQSYSTLAEALEAFPDARFNIDVKARAAADAVAGAVLGAGATRRVLITSFDDATRRATLAALGGSHAAATSASQRGVIWALVGARLGLGFLVRAALAGVDAVQVPERQGPLSVVTPRFIDAVHRAGAEVHVWVVNDAAAMRRLIALGVDGIVTDRVDLAVSVVKDLANP; encoded by the coding sequence GTGCTCGCGCATCGCGGTCTTGCGACCAGCGCTCCCGAGAACACGCTGCTCGCTTTCGCGGCGGCGCTTGCGGCCGGCGCGCCGTACATCGAGACCGACGTGCACGTCTCGGCCGACGGGGTCGCGGTCGTGAGCCACGACCCCGACCTGAAGCGGCTCGCCGGGCGCGAGGCGCGCATCGCGCAGCTCACCGGCGCCGAGCTGGCGAAGGTCGACCTGGGCCACGGGCAGTCGTATTCGACGCTCGCCGAAGCGCTCGAGGCATTCCCCGACGCGCGCTTCAACATCGACGTGAAGGCAAGGGCGGCGGCGGATGCCGTGGCCGGCGCGGTTCTCGGCGCCGGCGCCACCCGCCGGGTGCTCATCACGAGCTTCGACGACGCCACCCGCCGGGCAACGCTCGCTGCGCTCGGCGGATCGCACGCCGCCGCGACCTCTGCATCGCAGCGCGGTGTGATCTGGGCGCTCGTCGGCGCGCGCCTCGGCCTGGGCTTCCTCGTGCGCGCCGCCCTGGCCGGCGTCGATGCCGTGCAGGTGCCGGAGCGCCAGGGGCCGCTCTCGGTCGTCACGCCACGCTTCATCGACGCGGTGCACCGCGCGGGGGCCGAGGTTCACGTCTGGGTCGTGAACGACGCGGCGGCGATGCGGCGACTGATCGCGCTGGGCGTCGACGGAATCGTGACAGATCGCGTCGATCTCGCTGTGAGTGTTGTCAAGGACCTGGCAAACCCCTGA
- a CDS encoding RNA polymerase-binding protein RbpA, translated as MADRSLRGMRLGAQSLQSEEGVAFSPRASHTYACASCGRETTMVFAAEADAPDTWECRYCGQEATLLVDDKPVEVDRAEAKAPRSHWDMLLERRTEAELEELLQERLTYLRSRRGQDANV; from the coding sequence ATGGCAGATCGAAGCCTACGTGGAATGAGGCTCGGTGCTCAGAGCCTGCAGAGCGAAGAGGGCGTCGCCTTCTCGCCGCGCGCGAGCCACACCTACGCGTGTGCGAGCTGCGGTCGCGAGACGACCATGGTGTTCGCCGCAGAGGCCGATGCCCCAGACACCTGGGAGTGCCGGTACTGCGGCCAGGAGGCGACGCTGCTGGTCGACGACAAGCCGGTCGAGGTGGACCGCGCGGAGGCCAAGGCCCCGCGCAGCCACTGGGACATGCTGCTTGAGCGTCGCACAGAGGCGGAGCTCGAGGAGCTCCTGCAGGAGCGCCTCACCTACCTGCGCTCGCGCCGCGGCCAGGACGCGAACGTATAA